The following proteins are co-located in the Chryseobacterium daecheongense genome:
- a CDS encoding AraC family transcriptional regulator, whose amino-acid sequence MEKKDPTVLGPRLILNDYKGADVEGEAFVTDHIFSYILRGKHEVWLGNKKYSFQQGDFRFFRRNQLAKYVKNTGTEGFKSIAIHIDQTTLKEMSHQYGWIADEMNLSGEVLLISPDNLLKGFTESLIPYLQEPEIDHHILMLKTRELIILLIKNNPQFKNILFDFREPGKINLEAFMNSHYRYNISIERFAFLTGRSLAGFKRDFEKLFLTSPRRWLVRKRLEDAQYQIEEKGKRPSDIYLDLGFEDLSHFSYAYKKAFGYAPNKK is encoded by the coding sequence ATGGAAAAGAAAGACCCAACTGTTTTAGGACCAAGATTAATATTAAATGATTATAAGGGAGCTGATGTAGAAGGAGAGGCCTTTGTAACCGACCATATCTTCAGCTATATCCTGCGGGGAAAACATGAGGTATGGCTTGGCAATAAAAAATATTCGTTTCAACAGGGAGATTTCAGATTCTTCAGAAGGAATCAGCTGGCTAAATACGTTAAAAATACCGGTACTGAGGGCTTTAAATCAATTGCTATCCATATTGACCAAACCACTTTAAAGGAAATGAGTCATCAATATGGGTGGATAGCTGATGAAATGAATTTGTCCGGAGAAGTGCTTTTGATCAGTCCCGACAATCTTCTCAAAGGATTTACAGAATCTCTGATTCCCTATCTGCAGGAGCCTGAAATTGATCATCATATTCTAATGTTAAAAACCCGGGAGCTGATCATATTACTGATCAAAAACAATCCACAGTTTAAGAATATCCTTTTTGATTTCAGAGAGCCGGGTAAAATTAATCTCGAGGCATTTATGAATAGTCATTACAGATATAATATCAGTATTGAACGTTTTGCTTTTCTTACAGGGAGAAGTCTGGCCGGATTCAAAAGAGATTTCGAGAAGCTTTTTCTGACGAGCCCCCGCAGGTGGCTCGTCAGAAAAAGACTGGAGGATGCTCAATATCAGATAGAGGAAAAAGGAAAAAGGCCTTCTGATATATACCTGGATCTGGGATTCGAAGATCTTTCTCATTTTTCATATGCTTATAAAAAAGCGTTTGGGTACGCTCCCAATAAAAAATAA
- a CDS encoding SDR family oxidoreductase: protein MDIQLKGKRALITGSSSGLGEAIAKMLASEGAMVIIHGRDKSRAENVAKAIIDKGGSAEIAIGDLSTDEGADQVAAEALQSGKIDILINNAGATSHKSWGEATADDWLDIYNTNVVSYVRMIQRIVPQMKNLGWGRVVHIGGGLGIQPIKEQPHYNATLAARHNMSVSLARTLKDTGITSNVVSPGAIINPMVEDWLKNAAPKFNWGTDMEEIKYKAVQELIPNDTGRFGEPEEIAGAVVYLCSRFADYISGSVLRVDGGTIRCL from the coding sequence ATGGATATACAATTAAAAGGAAAAAGAGCATTAATTACAGGTTCAAGCTCCGGCCTCGGCGAAGCTATTGCAAAAATGCTAGCAAGTGAAGGTGCTATGGTAATTATCCATGGCCGTGATAAAAGCCGTGCCGAGAACGTTGCAAAAGCGATAATCGATAAAGGAGGGTCTGCAGAAATTGCGATAGGGGATCTTTCAACTGATGAAGGAGCAGATCAGGTAGCCGCCGAAGCACTCCAGTCTGGAAAGATAGATATCCTGATTAATAATGCAGGTGCAACTTCCCATAAGTCCTGGGGTGAAGCGACAGCCGATGACTGGCTGGATATTTACAATACAAATGTAGTTTCATATGTACGGATGATTCAACGTATTGTGCCACAGATGAAAAATCTGGGTTGGGGAAGGGTAGTCCATATCGGAGGAGGCCTTGGCATACAACCGATTAAAGAGCAGCCTCATTACAATGCAACCCTGGCCGCCCGTCATAATATGTCTGTTTCGCTTGCCAGAACACTAAAAGATACCGGCATCACATCAAATGTGGTGTCGCCGGGTGCCATTATCAATCCAATGGTGGAAGACTGGCTCAAAAATGCAGCCCCAAAATTTAATTGGGGAACAGATATGGAGGAGATCAAGTACAAAGCTGTCCAGGAGCTTATCCCGAATGACACAGGAAGATTTGGTGAACCCGAAGAGATTGCCGGAGCCGTAGTATACCTTTGCAGTCGTTTTGCCGACTACATCAGTGGTTCTGTTCTTCGGGTAGACGGCGGTACAATACGTTGCCTGTAA
- a CDS encoding dual specificity protein phosphatase family protein, which yields MSLNFKKNTLKKILIPLLIIAFLFLVGALYQKKVRYNLVTISENKVYNSGVIPPDKLPEVLKSHNIKTVIDLRDGLQQTELNPETKKQVNAEENAVDKLSGIHYFNLPTDQIPQDSTVKKFLSIMDNPKNYPVLIHCHHGVGRSRLFSSLYRIEYENFTNEEARANARFLWEFGSNFSKNSDKGTYLLNYKKRTSGKKLDSL from the coding sequence ATGAGCCTGAATTTTAAAAAAAATACGCTGAAAAAAATACTAATTCCGCTTTTAATAATAGCTTTTTTATTTTTAGTTGGTGCCCTTTATCAAAAGAAGGTGCGGTATAATTTAGTCACCATTTCAGAAAACAAGGTGTACAATTCAGGAGTTATTCCTCCTGACAAATTACCGGAGGTATTAAAGAGTCACAATATAAAAACGGTTATTGACCTACGGGATGGCCTGCAGCAAACGGAACTCAACCCGGAAACAAAGAAACAGGTAAATGCGGAAGAAAATGCCGTAGATAAGCTTTCAGGTATTCACTATTTCAATTTGCCCACCGATCAGATTCCCCAGGACAGCACGGTAAAAAAGTTTTTATCTATTATGGATAACCCTAAAAATTATCCTGTTTTGATCCATTGTCATCATGGTGTTGGGCGTTCCCGTTTATTCAGCTCACTATACAGAATTGAATATGAAAATTTCACCAACGAAGAGGCGAGAGCAAATGCCCGTTTCCTTTGGGAGTTCGGTAGTAATTTCTCTAAAAATTCGGACAAAGGAACTTATCTGTTGAATTACAAGAAAAGAACATCAGGCAAAAAACTGGATTCTTTATAA
- a CDS encoding PhzF family phenazine biosynthesis protein produces MKYYHVDVFSKKKFSGNGLTIFEINEEFDKKSMHILTQEMKQFESIFYYKINPNTFRAYIFTVEEELDFAGHPIIGLSAMLHDLYSPEKERNSWTIELNEKPVVVETTKKPNYYSARMNQGIPEFKTVLRKEQENEFLSYLNLSMEDKFGEFPFQVVSTGLPYLIVPVKASALGKSKIIIPDLEVKLNEIGAKFIFVLDVIGKQGRTWDNQGWVEDVATGSSAGPVGAYLVGNKIAEINSEIIIEQGHFLGRPSQIKVIVTGENEQMDHIFVEGDVCKIAQGEVFI; encoded by the coding sequence ATGAAGTACTACCATGTAGATGTTTTCTCAAAAAAGAAATTTTCTGGAAACGGATTGACCATTTTTGAGATTAATGAGGAATTTGATAAAAAGAGCATGCATATTCTAACGCAGGAAATGAAGCAATTTGAAAGTATCTTTTATTATAAAATCAATCCGAACACTTTCAGAGCATACATATTTACAGTTGAAGAAGAGCTGGATTTTGCAGGACACCCCATAATCGGCTTGTCTGCAATGCTTCACGATCTTTATTCCCCGGAAAAGGAGAGAAACAGCTGGACTATTGAGCTTAATGAAAAGCCGGTTGTTGTGGAAACAACAAAAAAACCCAACTATTATTCAGCAAGAATGAATCAGGGAATTCCGGAATTTAAAACGGTATTAAGAAAAGAACAAGAAAATGAATTTTTAAGCTATTTAAATCTGAGCATGGAGGACAAATTCGGAGAATTTCCATTTCAGGTGGTTTCTACAGGTTTACCTTACTTAATAGTTCCTGTAAAAGCCAGTGCATTAGGCAAATCAAAAATTATAATTCCTGATTTAGAAGTTAAGCTTAATGAAATTGGTGCCAAATTCATATTTGTTCTGGATGTTATCGGGAAGCAGGGGAGAACCTGGGATAATCAGGGTTGGGTAGAAGATGTTGCCACAGGAAGCTCAGCTGGTCCTGTAGGTGCCTACTTAGTTGGGAATAAAATTGCAGAAATAAATAGCGAAATCATTATTGAGCAAGGGCATTTTTTGGGAAGACCAAGCCAGATTAAAGTTATAGTCACCGGTGAAAATGAACAAATGGATCATATTTTTGTAGAAGGGGATGTCTG